Proteins encoded within one genomic window of Siniperca chuatsi isolate FFG_IHB_CAS linkage group LG4, ASM2008510v1, whole genome shotgun sequence:
- the tmem86a gene encoding lysoplasmalogenase-like protein TMEM86A, translating into MVSPVTVVKSEGPKLVPFFKATCVYFVLWLPTSSPSWFSALIKCLPIFCLWVFLLAHGFSFLGAHSSARKILAGLIFSALGDAFLIWQEQGYFVHGLLMFAITHILYSSAFGMKPLNVSAGLMITAVSSLSYMLLYPYLSGPFTYLVAVYIALIGFMGWRAIAGLQLANDLWTWTKMSACLGAVLFMVSDLTIAVNKFCFPVPHSRAIIMATYYAAQMLIALSAVECQDVEVARKRT; encoded by the exons GTCAAGAGTGAAGGCCCCAAGCTGGTGCCATTCTTCAAGGCAACCTGTGTATACTTTGTCCTGTGGCTGCCCACCTCAAGCCCTTCCTGGTTCAGCGCACTGATCAAATGTCTGCCCATCTTCTGCCTGTGGGTATTTTTACTGGCACATGGCTTCAGCTTCCTAGGTGCTCACTCCAGTGCCCGCAAGATCTTGGCTGGCCTCATCTTTTCTGCTCTGGGTGATGCCTTTCTCATCTGGCAGGAGCAGGGATACTTTGTCCATG GCCTCCTGATGTTTGCCATTACTCACATCCTCTACTCGTCTGCCTTTGGGATGAAGCCCCTTAACGTGTCTGCTGGCCTGATGATCACTGCTGTATCCTCTCTGAGCTACATGCTGCTGTACCCCTACCTGTCTGGCCCCTTCACCTACTTGGTGGCCGTCTACATTGCCCTGATCGGTTTCATGGGCTGGAGGGCTATCGCAGGCCTACAGCTGGCCAACGACCTGTGGACCTGGACCAAGATGTCCGCCTGCCTGGGCGCTGTGCTCTTCATGGTCTCTGACCTCACCATTGCCGTCAACAAGTTCTGCTTCCCCGTGCCCCATTCGCGTGCCATCATCATGGCCACCTACTATGCGGCCCAGATGCTGATAGCGCTGTCGGCCGTTGAGTGCCAGGACGTGGAGGTGGCCAGGAAAAGAACATGA